The sequence GAAGAAGCTGATCGAATTGACAAGATTCGAGCCCAAGAGTATAGCCAACTCGCCGTTTCTAACCATGTGTGCCTTGACTATATCGGTGTTGGCCTCTTTTCGCAGTCTCAGGTTAAGTCGGTTGAAATCGAATCTGCAGCTTCTTCACAAACTCAAGAGTCTGGTTTTCCCTTTTTTTGTTTGACTTTCAAGTCAGTAAACCTCAAGTCACAGCTGATTCATGGTGGGGAAGGATCCGGCCTCGAATCTGCTTTCAAGAAAAGAATAATGGATTTTCTTAAAATCTCTCAAAATGATTATTCTATGGTTTTCACAGCTAATAGGTCGTGTGCTTACAAACTTGTGGCAGAATCTTACCCTTTTCAATCTAGTCGAAAACTACTCACGGTATACGATCATGAGAGCGAGGCAATTGAGGGGATGATCAATGTGTCAAAGAAGAGAGGGGCTCGTGTCATGGCAGCGGAGTTCAAGTGGCCGAGGATGAGGATTCGCTCACTTAAACTTCAAAACATGATTGTCggaaagaagatgaagaagacgAATAGAGGGCTATTCGTGTTCCCTCTTCAGTCAAGAATGACAGGAGTTAGCTATTCCTATCAATGGATGACAATGGCACAGGAACATGGATGGCATGTCTTGTTTGATGCCTGTTCATTGGGGCCGAAAGAAATGGATAGCTTCGGGCTGTCACTTTTCCAACCAGATTTCCTCGTCTGCTCATTCTACAAGATTTTCGGGGAAAACCCAACTGGCTTTGGATGCCTATTTGTCAAGAAAAGTACAGCACAAATCTTGGAAGATTCAACTGGTGCTGGCATTGTATCTATCACACCATCAAAGGATCTGTTCAGCTTCGTTGAGGATTCTTCAGGCACAGATACAGAGCTCGAAAAAATATCAAAACGTTGGACAGAAGGAGATTCTGTCCGTAAAATTTCCGAGGACAATGAAATCTCGAAAATGGAATGCAGATGCTTGGATCAGGTGGATTCGTTAGGATTAATGATGATAGGTAGCAGAGGG comes from Henckelia pumila isolate YLH828 chromosome 4, ASM3356847v2, whole genome shotgun sequence and encodes:
- the LOC140864580 gene encoding molybdenum cofactor sulfurase, encoding MNPPRLKEATQVCLQGCCSNPIFNTCEPQRERTTRIRSTTSSVCRHNFAAVTKSSFFPNTHFTNHESIPSLQEAYTQFAKVYPKYEEADRIDKIRAQEYSQLAVSNHVCLDYIGVGLFSQSQVKSVEIESAASSQTQESGFPFFCLTFKSVNLKSQLIHGGEGSGLESAFKKRIMDFLKISQNDYSMVFTANRSCAYKLVAESYPFQSSRKLLTVYDHESEAIEGMINVSKKRGARVMAAEFKWPRMRIRSLKLQNMIVGKKMKKTNRGLFVFPLQSRMTGVSYSYQWMTMAQEHGWHVLFDACSLGPKEMDSFGLSLFQPDFLVCSFYKIFGENPTGFGCLFVKKSTAQILEDSTGAGIVSITPSKDLFSFVEDSSGTDTELEKISKRWTEGDSVRKISEDNEISKMECRCLDQVDSLGLMMIGSRGRYLINWLVNSLTKLQHPNRLENCPLVTIYGPNVKFDRGQALAFNIHDWKGEKIDPILVQKLADRNNISVSQGFLRHIWFPEKYEEDKHGIISRNIKEKETFRIKNCKIEQGITVVTAAFTFLTNFHDVYMLWAFIARFLDADFVEKERWRYTALNQKTIEI